Proteins encoded in a region of the Scyliorhinus canicula chromosome 2, sScyCan1.1, whole genome shotgun sequence genome:
- the LOC119961478 gene encoding gamma-crystallin S-1-like: protein MGKIIFYEDRNFQGRHYECSSDCADLSPYFSRCNSVRVESDWWVMYEKPNYMGYQYVLSRGEYPDYQRWMGFNDNIRSCRSYPHYRGGNYRMRIYERPDFGGQMMEFMDDCPSVYDRFRYRDIHSCHVMDGYWNFYEHPNYRGRQYFMRPGEYKRYSDWGGYNSTIGSFRRMRDF from the exons atggggaag ATTATCTTTTACGAGGACAGGAACTTCCAGGGTCGGCACTATGAGTGCAGCAGTGACTGTGCTGACCTGTCCCCTTACTTCAGCCGCTGTAACTCCGTCCGTGTTGAGAGTGACTGgtgggtgatgtatgagaaacccAATTACATGGGATACCAgtatgttctgagcaggggagaaTATCCTGACTACCAGCGCTGGATGGGATTCAATGACAACATCAGATCATGTCGCTCCTACCCACAT TACCGAGGTGGAAACTACAGAATGAGGATTTACGAGAGGCCTGACTTTGGAGGACAGATGATGGAATTCATGGATGACTGTCCATCTGTCTACGATCGTTTCCGTTACCGTGACATCCACTCCTGCCATGTGATGGACGGTTACTGGAACTTCTATGAACATCCCAACTACAGAGGCCGACAGTACTTCATGAGACCCGGTGAATACAAGAGATACAGTGACTGGGGCGGCTACAACTCAACTATCGGATCTTTCAGACGCATGAGGGATTTCTAG
- the LOC119961529 gene encoding gamma-crystallin S-1-like, with translation MGKIIFYEDRNFQGRHYECSSDCADLSSYFSRCNSIRVESDWWVAYEKPNYMGYQYVLSRGEYPDYQRWMGFNDNIRSCRTYPYNRGGNYKMRIYERPDFGGQMMEFMDDCPSVYDRFRYRDIHSSHVMDGYWTFYEHPNYRGRQYFMRPGEYRRYSDWGGYNSTIGSFRRMRDF, from the exons atggggaag ATTATCTTTTACGAGGACAGGAACTTCCAGGGTCGGCACTATGAGTGCAGCAGTGACTGTGCTGACCTGTCCTCTTACTTCAGCCGCTGTAACTCCATCCGTGTTGAGAGTGACTGGTGGGTGGCCTATGAGAAACCCAATTACATGGGATACCAgtatgttctgagcaggggagaaTATCCTGACTACCAGCGCTGGATGGGATTCAATGACAACATCAGATCATGCCGCACCTACCCATAT AACCGAGGTGGAAACTACAAGATGAGGATTTACGAGAGGCCTGACTTTGGAGGACAGATGATGGAATTCATGGATGACTGTCCATCTGTCTACGATCGTTTCCGTTACCGTGACATCCACTCCAGCCATGTGATGGACGGTTACTGGACCTTCTATGAACATCCCAACTACAGAGGCCGACAGTACTTCATGAGACCCGGTGAATACAGGAGATACAGTGACTGGGGCGGCTACAACTCAACTATCGGATCTTTCAGACGCATGAGGGATTTCTAG